The stretch of DNA CAACACCATCACTAGTTTCGTGGATAGGGGACAAGGTAAGcgccgacccccccccccccagtactCCCCCATCTCCCCGCAGCgggctttattttttgttgttacgcttttctttcctctccttcttctttccttcccttctttttattttcctccccctCGGTGTCTTTGGGGAGCtcgtgcttttattttaaagcaaagcgGCCCGCAGCGCGAATCCCGGAGCTGCGTGCGGGGAGCCGCGCGTGGTCGTCCCCAAATCGGCTCGGGGACAAGGAAAAAGCAGCCCCCGATCTGCACGGGTGTAAATGAaacctagaagaaaaaaaatgaaagaaaaaaaaaaaaaaaaaaaaaaaagctcttctgGTTTATTTCCTTCTGCCAAAGAAAAGATCTCTCTCCCTTATCGCTCCAGCTCTAAGGCAAATAGAAAGTTCAAACTGACCGAGGGCAAACATTTGCTGCCTAAAGCCGCCCTGCTTTATCGGGATTTACCTGGAAGAGCCCCGGGAagcgccggggccgggctgcggcGTTTGCCCGGGGCCGCCCCGAGCCCAGGTAGCGCCGGGCCCCGACGTGCCCCGACGgggcgggcggagcggggctCAGCCGCGGGCTGCCGCCTGTTTGGGGCCGCATCCCCCTTCCTTTAAAAGTCCTGGATGTGGGGACAGCCCCGGGGGTGGCCGTGGATGAGGGGGACCCGGCCCTCGGCTCccccggggcaggggctgcgccCCTCGCGGGGAGCCCCTCGGAGGGAGAGGCGCAGGTAGgacggggaggggacggggacagccGTGTCCCAGGCCTTGACCCCGCTGTCCCCAAGGCAGCAGCGATGTCGCTGGGCTCTCGGGACCCCTCCGCGacccgcagccccggggggggcctCGCTCTGCTTTCCCCTCGCTCTTTGATGGCTCGGACTCAGGGCAGCGGGCGCAGGTTGCGTGCGGGTCCGGGGGAAAACAGAAATTCCCTTCCCTCAGAATGCCCCCCGAGTAGTTATTGATTTATTTAGGTATTTATTAATTCGCATTATGCCGGTTTGCGGGCCGTTAATGACAGACTCATTAAGAGGTTCTTAACGAAGGTCGTGcgtcttttccttctccccatcctgaagaccccgcagccccctcccggGATCCCCCGGGACTCGCCGGGACCCCTCGATTTTGGGGACCAAACACTGCACCGCGCAAACCCCACTGCTCcccggagctgcagcagccccaaaaCCAACCCGGATCCTTCTTCGACCCTTCATCCTCTCGtcccctacaccccctgcaGGGGACAGCTCTGTCCCCGTCCTTGTccccgtgtgtcccccccccccccggatcGGGGGCTTGGGTGTCCCTCGGTGCCCCTTGGgtgccggggccgggggcgccgtcggggctgggggcgcaggACGGTGCCCAGACAGCTCCTAGGGACAGGGGACAAGGGAcaagggacaggggacaggaggGATTTGCTTTCCGCCTTCGCCCCatgaaggtctttaaaaaaagGGGGTGCGGGATGGGGACTTCCCAGGCACAGGGTTTCGAAAGCTCAGCCTTAAAAGAACGGCCTCGGCCGCTTTTCCCCCGCAGGAAAATCGGGGGAGATAAAGCCCCGTTCGCGATCATCCTATTCTTGCTAAGCCGAAGAAAGACAGTTAATTTAACAAATTTAGCTCATCTTGCTGCATGGGAGATTGTACTCCGGGGGAAGTGATTTGCTAACAGAAGTCCCGGTTTGATTAAGGGAAAGCCTCACTTTTCCCCCATTGATTTTGATTTGATGTGTCACAGGCTGTGACCTTCTGCTGGACCTTCAGAGGGTTGCTTAGCATCAAGCCACTGATTGGAGTATTTCAACTCAGTGATCTAATTGAGTGTTCATGTCATAACATATCAAATATTGTCTAGTCTCCCGTAATGAAGCGGACCAGCCAATGGCACATCACCAAAAAAACTTCAAGAGAAGCTTCCGTTCCTCTGAAGTGGGAGCTGGTTTGCTGCCCacctccccgtgggctcctagCCCGCTTAATTGGCGAGCTGCGGTGGTGCTGCTGATGAGCAGCCTTTGCTCGGGGAAAGcagagggggtgggggggtgggggggaaaaacTTGCTGTCGGTTCATTTGCAGACAATATAGCCGCCCAAATGGACCCAATTAGACGGGCTGCGCTTTATCTACGGCCGTGGCCCTACCTTGtgggcaggatttgggggggacTGCAGCCGAAAAAGGGGGGCGGTTTTGGCCGCACAGCATCGCTCCCCGATGGGGTTTGCACCCCCCTggacggcccggcccggccccagccATCGCACCCTGCTCTcggcttctttctttccttccccctgGAGCTAATAGGATCCCTGTCAGGCTAGCTCGAGAGCCGCACCACTgccatatatacatacatatatatgtgcattttttttttcccagcgaTAGAAAGAGTGCAAaaagggtggggggagaggatTTGCGATTCCACCTTCTCcaccccctcccgccccccacTCGCTCCCCCTTGTTACGGTCGCAAGATCAGACAGGACCTAGCTGAATGTAGGAAAATTACTGTTGGCACATGAAGTAACTCATTAAAACGCAGATGGTGCTCTCGCTGGCCTCAGGACCCCCAGCATTGGCGCTCCACGGCAAGGCAGGACAATTAGGAGCTGCAAGGGCTCCaccaggcaggaaaaaaaaaaggaggggggaaaaaaaaaaagaggagagcggagggagctggagaaggcagCCCTAAACAAGCAAAGCCACAAGGAGCACGATCGGCGGCACGGCTCGGAGCAAACCGAAAAGCAAATCGTGCGAGGGATGCGCGATTTTCAACGGGGAGTCCTTGGAGAAGCGGCACCCGCGGGTGGTGGGGGGGTGGCTGCCGGGGTTTCGTCTCGCCTCCACCTTTTTGGGGCCGAAAGGCTCCCGGAGCAGCGGGATTTTCGCCCGGCAGGGACGGGGGGACGGCAACGGGAGCTCgtctccttttttcctccctttttcctccgccggctccaTCGGATGGGCTTGGGGTGCGCTGCCTTTAGGGTAGCGAGGGGGGCGAGGAGGATGGGGGGAGCCCccgggcaggggctggaggtggtCCGGCTGTTCGCAGGGCAGAAGGAGAGAGCGTAAATCCCTCTCGGAGTTCCTCTGGTGCAACATGTTGATGCAAAACAGCGGGTTTCTGGGCGGACCGAGAGCTGCGCCGCAGTGCAATCCGCGCAGCGCCTTTTGCCCAGGCAGTGTTGTcgttggcagaaggaaaatgaaatataagcGGGGAAGTATTTTaatggggaaggagggaattCGCAACTGTTAATTATTTGGTGACCTTGTATTCGATTTGTTTGAGCCCCTTATAAAAACACTAATGCACACCAGACGGCCGCAGCGAGGCAGCGAGCAGCCGCTTCCAAGCCCAGCCGTGCGCCCGGGCGAGGAGCGAGCTCTAAAGCCGTTACCGGGGCAAATTcggtgaaaaatattttttttttcgatgatttttttttttcatttttttttttccttagtttgCGTTCGTTTCCTTTTGGGAATCCTCCGCGGGCAGAGGCGGAGCGGGGACGCGCAGCGCCCGCGGCACAGGTAGCGCTGCGGGGTCGCTCGGCGAAGGGAAAGGGGGGGTTCGAGCGTGTCGAGATGCTCATTTCAAACCCCATCCTACAAccgatttttattttgttttattattattatttttaatccagaAATCCCCCGGCAGGGCTTGCTAGGAGGTCCCTTTTATTATGATTATGATTATGATTATGATTATGAttatgatttattattattatattttattatttttttgaggaCGGTGGCATCGAGCTCTCCGCTTTGGGGCTGTTCAATTTCCAGTGGCCAGGGCTGGGCTGACCCCAACCGGGAACCCGGAGGCGAGAAAacccggggcagccccgggccaAGCCCGGGCAGCGGCTGAGCCCCCAGCCCGCAGCCTCGCcgtcctccttctcctcctccctccgcagtcctggagaaaaaaagcagctggtCGGAGAAATGCTCGTTCCCTTGCGCCGGAGATTCGCGGCAGGCTGCGATCGGGACTCGTTGTGTGCCTGAAATGTGGTTTCCGAGCGAGAGGGGACGTTTCAGCCCTTGCTAGTTGTGGGCAGATCTGGAtattgtttggatttttttttttcccttccctgaaTCTCGGCTCTTCCAGCTCTATCGCCCAGAAATAATCCTCCGAAGCGTCCCCTCGCTGCTTTTCTTAGCTCCGAGCCCCGGGGATATTCGGTCCCGTTCCGGCGCCGCGAACGAAGCCgggaggggcagggggacgCCGTGATTTCTCCTCGATCGAAATATTTCGGGGGGCGAAACGGTGGCAAACGGGGGGGTGTCGGTGTCTCTTACggcaggcagagcccccccggggaagcccctctcctccccagcgCATCTCCCGCGGCGGGGCGGGTGGACCCGGAGCTCGGAGCCCCCCGGAGCcctccccggagccccccggagcCCTCCCCGGAGCCCTCCGGAGCCCCTCCCGGAGCTCTCGGGGACCGGGACCGGCTGCTGGGAAGCGGCGAAACCGAGCCGGGGACCGGGGCTGCCGCTGCCCATCCCGGGGCAGCCTTCCCGGCACGGATGCTGCGAGCCGGGGATGGAAGGTAGGTTGCAGCCGTGTGCCTCCCCGCCGAGTTTTGGGGCTGGAAACAGCCCCCCCACGTTGGTTTGCTCGGCTTTGGGCAGCTTTAGGAACTCACCCGAGGAATTCGTCCGTCTTTCCCCTTTTATTCTTCATCCAGGCGATCGAAACGCTTCGATCTCCTCAAGCCGgtgtaatataaaaaaaaataaaggaaacacGCTCGGAGCCAGGGAATTGAGAGCAGGGGAAATACCACACATGGAGACGCAGCCCCTTGTTCGCAGGGCTCCGAAAGCAAATACCTGTCAGCGTTGCGACTCCGCAGGCAAGGGGCAGCCCGTCCCAATTACACGGGCTTTAATTTCGAGCGAGCGGCTGCGAGGGGTCTTTGCAAACGGCAAATGTGCTTTTGGTTTGCGAGTTTAAATCCGGCTCGAAAGAGAATTAGGGAAGCGGGGGAAATTCTTCTCGAATGCGGTTTTGGGTATAATTTGCAGTGATGTAAAGTTCAGATCCGAGCCCTGATGAGTTGGCCGGCAGCCCGGTACCTGATCTGCCATGAAAAGGGAAACTCGGCGTAGCCTTCCTTAACCCCCGGCTCGCCTCAAAGGCCGGGCTGCCTGCGACAAAGAGGGGCTGGGAAGCCCGAGGTGCTTCCCACGGGGAATTAAAGGAAACGTCGCGGCCCCAAAAGGGGTTTCGCTGCGGGGATGACAGAGCCGCCGGCACCGCCAAGAGGGGAGAACCCAGGAaggggcgggcagggggctcgGCACAGCCCCCCCGACCCCTGCCCGTGTCCCTGCCCCTGTCCTTGCCCCTATCCCtgcccctgtccccgtcccaAAGCTTTGGGGAGGGCCCTGCTCCGTCCCCCGCCGGTGGCACACGCTTAAATCCGGCGTAGtctgctcccttccctctcccccccgcccgcccccaaTATTTTATCTTGGCCTGCAAAAATAAACAACGGCGAGTGGGAATAAGGCTAATGCTCCTTACGCAGCTAACATTCGTCTAAATTAACGCTGCGAGCATAAACACGTCCCCTCGGGGCGTTTGCAGCGATGTGTGCTTCCCCCTGCCCGGCTCTCTCCAAATAATTCAGGAACGGGAATAACAATAGGGACGGCCTCAGCTGGCCCGAGAAGAAGGCAGAGCTTTGAGCAGGGTGGTGGAAACCACGGGGTTCACCCCAAATCCTTCTCTGGTTTGGAGGAAACCCGGAGATGCCGAGTCCCGGGACGCACaaagggatggggacagcccGGGTGTCCCCGCACCTCCCTCGTCCTGTGAACAAAGGTCCCCGAAGCAGAGCCACCCCTGCCCTGCTTCTGGAGGCTCCCGAGGTGCCGCTTTCtctccctgattttttttttcttcttgttatttttttctccttttttttttttttttttttttttttttttcccaccctcTCGACCGCACTGGGAGCGAGCCAGTCCCGGGTTAGGATTATGTATTCATCTGGAATTATTAGGTTACGAGAGCGAATAAATAGCGTTTATCTGATCGGATCCGTAGCCGCTTATTTCAAATAGCCGGGATCCCTGCCCCTCGCTGACAAAAGAGCCGGGACCGCCGCAACCAGCGGGGCTTTTCCACCgccgagctgctgctgccggaGCCCGGCTCGCAGCCCCGCTCGCCCTGGGCCACCTTCCTGCTCCCGGTGGCCTTGTCCCCAGCGTACCGGGCCACACGCCGGGCCACCGGAGCGCCCCAACCCTCCAGGCTGCGCTGCGACGTGGGAGGATGCTGGTGGAGAGCGCGTTTTGCACGGCCACCCCCGCGGGGAAAACTCTGGGAGCCGCAGAGAGGAGCTGGTTCCCCCCTTTACTCCGCCAAAAAGGGTCTGCAGAGCCTTCACAACCCCAGAAACAGGGACCCGAAGGGAGTTTGtcccctcttttccctgctGCCTAACCCACACCcccggcggggccgcgccgcgctGCCACCTGTGCCCTCCCCCGGGAaagggctgggggaggagaTTTGGCTCCGGAGGGACACGGGGCTGGAAGCAGCCCCTCgctcccccctccaccccatGCCGAAAGGGGGGTAACAAAGAGGGCGAGCATCTACCTCGGGAACCAAACCTGACCCCCCCCCTCGGCAGAGGTGGAGCCGTGGCCGGTCCTAACGCCGGGGGGCGAGGGCAGGGGTAAGGGGGTCGCATCCTAACCCCGGGGGTGAGGGCAGGGTTCAGGGGGTGCTCTGCTTCCCTGGGGGTCGCTGGAAAAGGGAGGGAGGCGGAAAGCTTCGCCGCAGCCCTGCGATGCCAGGAGCCCCCGTTGCGCCCACCAGGTGCCCCCGGCAGGCAGCGCTGGGGGGGCGACAGgcgagggggaggaggagaggggcatGGGGGGAGGACGAGGAGAGGGTCGTGCCCTCGGGGTGCACACCCCCTTCTGGCTGACCCCCCTCTGCGCCGCTCCCCAgggctgtttttatttattttatttcattttcggCTCTATAGAGGGGCTGTTATGATCACCTGGGGCATCCCCAGCTTTCGGGGGGTTGTTTCCTACAGTCTGTCCCCGGGACCTCCCCGACAGGGCTCcctctccccagggcagccacTGGGGCAGGTTTCTTCCCCACCGTCCCCACCGGAGCCCCCCCACTCCATCTCTTCCCTCTCGGTGGCTGTGGGAAGATGCAGCTCCGGTGCGTAAATAAATCCGCGCTGCTGGCCTGCGTGCTGAGCCGCACTCATTTTTACATCGCTGTGGCATGCCTGAAGGGTCTTGGTTTCCATAAATCATCCCGTtgtccctcctgcccccccagGAGGTTCCCCCAGACCTGTCAAGTAGAGCCGAGGTTGTGAAATACACTGATTAGGGATAGCGATGACCTTTGGTATCAATAAATAACAGGGGCTGTATATTTCTTTAGGCTCCCTTTCGGCCTCTGGAGCAGGCTGAGCTTGGAAAAGCGGCGAGGGGCTGCTGAACAGAGGCTCCACTGACACTTTTACTATTGAAATATACACAAGCTTTACTAGCTTCTGGGGAAACCCGGGGGCTTTGGGAATTTTTGTATTTGCTGGGTTGTAAACATTTTATTGGAAAGCAGCTCAGGGGAATCTGgtttgctttctgtgctgcatTTTGTACACCCATGTGTCAAAAAagaagtctattttttttttttctcttgaagaagAACATATAAGcatatatgtgcatatgtaCATGTGGACACATGTATACAAGCACACTGTGGATGCTGGCTGGGCTGATGGGCCAAGGCCATGCCTGAGTAGGGGCTGCCATGTGCTGCCTCTGGTGTGGGAATGGGGTCTCCTGTCTGGTGTgggtcccttcccttcccttcccttcccttcccttcccttcccttcccttcccttcccttcccttcccttcccttcccttcccttcccttcccttcccttcccttcccttcccttcccttcccttcccttcccttcccttcccttcccttcccttcccttcccttcccttcccttcccttcccttcccttcccttcccttcccttcccttcccttcccttcccttcccttcccttccctctgccccccgACCCCACCTCAGACCCAGGGGTCCCCCCGGGGTGTTTTTGGGGcaccctgccctccctcccttcccacccccgTACCCCCCtcatctcccccccccccgagcacTCCCTTTTAatcctcttttctcccccttaCAGACGACCTCTCTCCGGCTCCCCTGAGGCGCCAGAAGTACCTCTTCGACGTGTCCACCCTCTCGGACaaggaggagctggtgggggcCGAGCTGCGCCTGttccgccgccccccccgcggccgcccgccgccccctccgccccctccGGCCGcccccctcctgcagctcttcccctgcctctccccGCTGCCCCTGGGCTCCCGCAGCCTGGAGGCTGGGCCCGGAGGCTGGGAGGTGTTCGACGTGCGCCAGGGCCTGCGGGGGGAGCGGCCCCGACGGCAGCTCTGCCTGGAGCTCCGCGCCTCGCCCGGCCGCggctcccccccgccccgccgctggCTGGACCTCCGCGGGCTGGGCTTCGGCAGGGGGACGAGACCCCCTCAGGAGAGGGCCCTGCTGGTGGTCTTCACCCGCTCCCGGCGGCGGAGCCTCCTCGGGGAGCTGCGGGCGGAGCTGGGGGCTcccccaccgcctcctcctcctcctcctcctcctcagcagcCCCCCGCCGGCCGCCGGCCCCCCCGGCAGCGCCGCACCGCCTCGGCCAGCCGGCACGGCAAAAGGCACGGCAAGAAGGCGAGGCTGCGCTGCAGCAAGAAGCCCCTGCACGTCAACTtcaaggagctgggctgggacgACTGGATCATCGCCCCCCTGGAGTACGAGGCGTACCACTGCGAGGGGGTGTGCGACTTCCCGCTGCGCTCCCACCTGGAGCCCACCAACCACGCCATCATCCAGACCCTGATGAACTCCATGGACCCCGGCTCCACGCCGCCCAGCTGCTGCGTGCCCACCAAATTGACTCCCATCAGCATCCTCTACATCGACGCGGGCAACAACGTGGTGTACAAGCAGTACGAGGACATGGTGGTCGAGTCGTGCGGCTGCAGGTAGCGGCCGAGGAGCCCCTCCGGGCGGCGGAGGGCGAGGAAGACGTCGGATGAAGAGCGAGGAAGGGCGaggaggggggcggcggggagccggGAGCCGCGGGGGGGACGATGTCcccctctttccttcctcctcctattcccttcctcctcctcctattcccttcctcctcctcctattcccttcctcctcctcttcttcctcctcccctcctcacctcctcctcctctcctcttcatcctctcctcctcctcctctcttcctcctctcctcctcgtcctcctcctagCGCCTAGCCGGGTCTCCCTTCCCGTGCCTCCCCCACCAGGGCTTTATCTGCCCATCTCCCCTCCCTCCGAAGGTGAAGGCAATTCcccaagtacaaaaaaaaaaaaaaaaaattaaaaaaaaaatcaacaacaaagacacacacacaaaaaaaaaaacaactgggggagggagagggagcggACCGAGCCCCGTCTCTGAAGTTCCTCTGAAAAGGGCTATTTCATTTCTGCCCTCTCTCTTTCACATTCCTGCAAGATTACCGGCCGCAAATagcctcctccccaccccctcccctagaggaaaaaaagaaaaaaaaaaaaaaaaagaattgctcAAGATTGTAATTACCAGTTAGGTTATATTTTAagacagcaatgaaaaaaaaaaaaaaaactgtgaaaagagCGAAGTGTTACAGAAAGCACAAGCGGGgtgaaggggaaaggaaaactcCCTCGGATTTCACGACCAAGTGCAGCGAGGCGGGGACGGATCCCTGGGCAGCTCCAgatccctgggcagccccagctccggGGCTCTGGCAACCTGCAGCAGTATTACACGCGAGTGTGGCGCTGGAAAAGGCATTTGTGTCCGCTTgctggtcccttcccacctctggGCTCAGCTTCACCCGAGGAAAGTGCACTTGGAGGCGTGCCGAGCCCTTTTCCTGATGCAACTCTTTGTAGGTTCAGGCTTTCCCCCACTCATGGCCGGAGTCTTTAGCTTCTCCGGCGTCGCAGAGCTACAAATTggtggaaaatggaaaaaaaaataaaaaagagagagaagagaataataatataaaatgctAGTAAAAAGACTCGACCAGGAgcaataatttaaaatgcacattttgcCTGGGATGCACTGTTGTTCATATAAAAGTTGTAAATATTCGTTTATTTAAACAGACTGAAAAGTGCAAAATGGAGATGAACAACaggcatttctcttttttttttttttaatgtataaaacATTATATGCACTCGAAATGTtataatttctaatatttttaaaagtttatattTGAGTTGTACAGAATTAAGCATTAatcaaatatttcattcttACTTAACATTATCATttccttaaaatattattacaagattttaattctgtgctaaTAACGgagaaaagaaacttttttttttttttttttttttttttttttttttttactgtctaCCTCACTATAATGCAAGTATTTACAACTCTAAAGTTATCTGAGGTAAATTAATATTCAGAACATTTTTACAATACACCTTTACTGGACGATACTACAACTATTACTGtattattaaacttttttttttccaaaaagtcaGCTTGCTTTTATATGTTCTATTATTTGGTTAAGCAGATCTGAGCTCTCAAATGCTGGCTCCAGTGCTAAAATGCTGCAGAGCCGAGTTGGAGCAAGTGCCACTTTAAGACTTACCTAAAGCCATTCTTCCTATTCGAAGACTTTTTTGTAATCTCACGAGATCTTTGGTATGTGCTGGTGGCAGAAATTTGCAAGAAGCTGCATTATGATTTTATGCGTTTGATGCGGTGATTTACGGTACTGTAAGGGGGAGAATGCATGAAGTGGGAAAAATTCAGGCAACCGTTTGTAAATCTCATCTGTACTGGGCACGTGTATATACACTGTATTATGATGATGAGCAAAAGATAATGAATGTTTTAtaaatgatatttattttttgatgcaATGggtaatatatttattaaatctTTCCTGGTTATCTCATAGATAATGAAGAACTATTCACTGAGTAGTTGTTTCAGTAAGAGAAGTCCCGTCCTCTCTCATGGCAATGTGTGCAGAGGACAGGGTGCTCTCGAGTGCAGGCAGCCCGGGGGGTCTGAGACcccattacaaaacaaaacacccccaaaaaagcctcATCTTACATGCCCAAGAGCTGCAAGAGCTGCTCACCTTGCGGCAACTGTGGAATGTGTTTGAAAACAAGGTTCCTTTCATATAAAGTGGAATTGCTACCAGATCACTAGATCTGATCTCGCACACTTTTCTCTGGCAAACCTCCTGCTCGGACTGGGGCTTGAACAAAGGGCTGCAGGACTGGGCCCAGGCAtctgaacagcagcagctgagggacCTGCAGAGGAGTCCAGCCTTAGTGTCAATACAACTTCCAGAGGAATATTTCTCTTTAGCATTTGCTAGTGCTTCGAGTTTGGGACTAATAGTAGATATGGGGATagcagcttttttaaaaaaatggttttaaagcTGGATTTAAAGTGGCATTCTGGCTGGTGTGGGCTTTGGTGGCTGCTCCCATCTCCCTGGTCTAGTAGTCATCAGCTCCTGCTCTCATTATGGagaaaagcaatggaaaaatgACACAGAAAATCCACAACCCAACAGGCTGGAACGCACTCTCTGGGCAAAGGTAGTCAAGACACATCAGGTGCTGTAAACTGGAAATGAACACAATGTAAAAAGCTGAGGTTTTACAAAATTCACAGATAGCAAAGAGATTGAAGGTTGAACGACTCGCCTCTTGATTTCACTGACTGGGGAGCACAAGTGCATCAGGTGTAAAGACCATGCATTGgctaaaactgtttttcatgCAGATTCCTTTCAGCATGAAGCCTGATATCGCTTATATTGCAAGCCTGTACATGGCACGCTTGGTAGGAAGCTGCAGTGTCACTGAGCTCTCCTTTC from Anas platyrhynchos isolate ZD024472 breed Pekin duck chromosome 2, IASCAAS_PekinDuck_T2T, whole genome shotgun sequence encodes:
- the GDF6 gene encoding growth/differentiation factor 6; the protein is MNASRALLSAALLAGLLWDLPCCLPASLPAAEELAKGGRGRRAPRSPRESRQRQGGQPGGRAPPRAEPHEYMLSLFRTYSIAEKLGINASFFQSSKSANTITSFVDRGQDDLSPAPLRRQKYLFDVSTLSDKEELVGAELRLFRRPPRGRPPPPPPPPAAPLLQLFPCLSPLPLGSRSLEAGPGGWEVFDVRQGLRGERPRRQLCLELRASPGRGSPPPRRWLDLRGLGFGRGTRPPQERALLVVFTRSRRRSLLGELRAELGAPPPPPPPPPPPQQPPAGRRPPRQRRTASASRHGKRHGKKARLRCSKKPLHVNFKELGWDDWIIAPLEYEAYHCEGVCDFPLRSHLEPTNHAIIQTLMNSMDPGSTPPSCCVPTKLTPISILYIDAGNNVVYKQYEDMVVESCGCR